A region of Solibacillus isronensis DNA encodes the following proteins:
- a CDS encoding ribosomal-processing cysteine protease Prp, translating to MITVTIYSDENRKSYGFEISGHALSDIYGRDLVCAGASAVAFGAVNAIPQITGITPEIEQGAEGGYLKVTVPQAELNDETDAKLQVILNTMVTQFYTMTASYSEYIELKYKMI from the coding sequence ATGATTACAGTAACTATTTATAGTGATGAAAATCGTAAATCGTATGGATTTGAAATTTCAGGACATGCTTTATCGGATATCTATGGTCGTGATTTAGTTTGTGCAGGTGCTTCTGCTGTTGCCTTTGGTGCAGTAAACGCAATCCCGCAAATTACAGGAATTACTCCTGAAATCGAACAAGGTGCTGAAGGTGGTTACTTAAAAGTAACTGTTCCACAAGCTGAACTGAATGATGAAACAGACGCTAAATTACAAGTTATTCTGAACACAATGGTGACACAGTTCTATACAATGACTGCGAGCTATTCAGAATATATCGAATTGAAATATAAAATGATCTAG
- the rplU gene encoding 50S ribosomal protein L21 translates to MYAIIETGGKQIKVEAGQEIYVEKLGVAADEVVTFDKVLFVGGETVKVGAPTVAGATVTAKVVKEGKQKKITVFKLKAKKNYRRKQGHRQPYTKLVVEAINA, encoded by the coding sequence ATGTACGCAATTATCGAAACTGGTGGTAAACAAATCAAAGTTGAAGCAGGTCAAGAAATCTATGTTGAAAAACTAGGTGTGGCTGCTGACGAAGTCGTTACTTTTGACAAAGTTTTATTCGTAGGTGGAGAAACAGTTAAAGTTGGAGCTCCAACTGTTGCTGGCGCTACTGTAACAGCGAAAGTTGTTAAAGAAGGTAAGCAAAAGAAAATTACTGTTTTCAAACTTAAAGCGAAAAAGAACTACCGTCGTAAGCAAGGTCACCGTCAACCATATACAAAATTAGTAGTTGAAGCTATCAACGCTTAA
- a CDS encoding M50 family metallopeptidase, whose product MKVTIHPLFLLLLLSIVLYGDIALYSIIIVSLLFHELGHFIAAKLVGAKITQCKIVPYGGEMTIKDELQLSYQQLIIIAIGGPVATCVGIFISLFLPDLLSERLIEVQLFILAINLIPIWPLDGGRIVCYSILKRRPFSKIFEFYLTASFYLLTVTIIVLLYLLPQTLSLAIISLFLWSKVIGDWKYRKYRSAFEKIVMKRLT is encoded by the coding sequence ATGAAAGTCACGATTCATCCATTATTTTTGTTACTGCTCTTATCAATTGTTTTATATGGTGATATTGCTTTATACAGTATTATTATTGTTTCGCTATTATTTCATGAATTAGGTCATTTTATCGCTGCAAAGCTAGTCGGAGCCAAAATAACGCAATGTAAAATTGTTCCGTACGGCGGGGAGATGACCATCAAGGACGAATTGCAATTATCCTATCAGCAGCTGATCATTATCGCTATTGGCGGACCGGTTGCGACATGTGTGGGAATCTTTATCAGTTTATTTCTGCCTGATTTGCTGAGTGAGAGATTAATAGAAGTACAGTTATTTATTCTTGCTATTAATCTTATTCCTATTTGGCCCCTCGATGGTGGAAGAATAGTATGTTACAGCATTTTGAAACGACGGCCGTTTTCTAAAATTTTCGAATTTTATTTAACGGCGTCTTTTTATTTACTTACGGTAACAATTATCGTACTATTATATTTATTGCCACAAACATTATCTTTAGCAATTATAAGCCTCTTTTTATGGAGCAAAGTAATTGGAGATTGGAAATATCGAAAATACCGTTCAGCTTTTGAAAAAATAGTAATGAAGCGGTTGACTTGA
- the minD gene encoding septum site-determining protein MinD has protein sequence MGEAIVITSGKGGVGKTTTTANLGTALALQGKRVCLVDTDIGLRNLDVILGLENRIIYDLVDVIEGRCKTHQALVKDKRVDERLYLMPAAQNTDKNAINPEQMKALIDELKREFDYILIDCPAGIEQGYRNAVAGADRAIVVTTPEISAVRDADRIIGLLEQEPIEPPKLIINRIRKSLMNNGDAMDITEVTTHLSIDLLGIIVDSEDVISSSNKGEPIVMNPNNKASLGYRNIARRILGDSVPLMSLEDDQPKGVFAKLKALFK, from the coding sequence GTGGGAGAAGCAATCGTTATAACTTCAGGAAAAGGTGGAGTAGGGAAAACTACTACGACTGCAAACCTAGGAACGGCATTGGCACTTCAAGGAAAGAGAGTTTGTCTAGTCGATACGGATATCGGGTTGCGTAATTTAGACGTTATATTAGGCTTGGAAAATCGGATCATTTATGATTTAGTGGACGTAATTGAAGGCCGCTGTAAAACGCATCAGGCATTAGTAAAGGACAAGCGTGTAGATGAACGTCTATACTTGATGCCTGCTGCCCAAAATACAGACAAAAACGCTATCAACCCTGAACAGATGAAAGCTTTGATAGATGAGTTGAAGCGTGAGTTTGACTATATTTTAATTGATTGTCCGGCTGGTATTGAGCAAGGCTACCGCAATGCGGTCGCTGGAGCGGATCGTGCCATTGTTGTGACAACACCTGAAATATCGGCAGTAAGAGATGCGGATCGAATTATCGGACTATTGGAGCAGGAGCCGATCGAACCGCCAAAACTTATTATTAACCGAATCCGTAAAAGTTTGATGAACAACGGAGATGCGATGGATATTACAGAAGTTACTACACATTTATCGATTGATTTATTGGGAATCATCGTCGATAGTGAAGATGTTATCAGTTCATCCAATAAAGGTGAACCAATTGTCATGAATCCGAACAACAAAGCATCACTGGGATACCGTAATATCGCACGCCGTATATTAGGTGATTCTGTGCCGTTAATGTCCTTGGAAGATGATCAGCCAAAAGGCGTTTTTGCAAAATTAAAAGCATTATTTAAATAA
- a CDS encoding septum site-determining protein MinC produces MKKQLIHIKGTKDGLVLRLDDQCSFTELVEELGKKVTDGHLDGKIDVQLHLGKRYCTQEQKDQLTEIVEEQQKLCVKKIQSDVITLEESHKLLETSRFETYVGIVRSGQTIRVTGDILVLGDVNPNGRIEAGGNVHIAGKLKGIVHAGMGGNEQAIVSASHFEPTHILIGNYVEVMTNESQYILDNTDQIFAYLGENNIIAYDRIQEIRNVRPNLSTFKGGS; encoded by the coding sequence ATGAAAAAACAACTTATCCATATTAAAGGAACAAAAGATGGGTTAGTACTTCGTTTGGATGACCAATGTTCTTTTACCGAGTTGGTAGAAGAACTTGGAAAAAAAGTTACAGACGGCCATCTTGATGGTAAAATAGATGTACAATTGCACTTAGGAAAACGTTACTGTACACAAGAACAAAAAGACCAGCTTACTGAAATTGTGGAAGAACAGCAAAAACTATGTGTGAAAAAGATTCAAAGTGATGTCATTACATTAGAAGAAAGTCACAAACTGCTTGAGACAAGTCGCTTTGAAACATATGTAGGCATTGTGCGTTCCGGACAAACGATTCGTGTAACGGGTGATATACTTGTGTTAGGTGATGTCAATCCAAACGGACGTATTGAGGCAGGGGGTAATGTACATATTGCGGGTAAGTTAAAAGGCATTGTGCATGCAGGCATGGGTGGCAATGAACAAGCAATTGTATCCGCGTCACATTTCGAACCGACACATATATTAATTGGGAATTATGTGGAAGTAATGACGAACGAGTCGCAATATATATTAGACAATACCGATCAAATTTTTGCCTATCTTGGAGAAAATAATATAATAGCATATGATAGAATCCAGGAAATAAGAAATGTACGACCGAATTTATCAACATTCAAAGGAGGAAGCTAA
- the mreD gene encoding rod shape-determining protein MreD, whose protein sequence is MLARFLIGFVAVLLFLLESEFAVFSPLQLGEGIYYLIPRFLILYLIFLAIYYSRKKAMIYGLIFGLCFDVFYINIIGLYTVLYPAICYVAAWCVKRIHPHLVFSTILALLLMIVFEFVVYEFFYMLQFTTMALQPFLVNRLVPTTIGNLLFLIMLAWAFKYCLSARVFQRAQ, encoded by the coding sequence ATGCTCGCTCGATTTTTAATTGGCTTCGTTGCTGTCTTGCTATTTTTGCTTGAATCTGAATTCGCCGTATTCTCCCCATTGCAGTTGGGCGAAGGAATCTATTATTTGATTCCGCGTTTTTTAATTTTATATTTAATTTTTCTAGCCATTTATTACAGCCGAAAAAAAGCCATGATTTATGGTCTTATTTTTGGACTTTGTTTTGATGTGTTTTATATTAATATTATTGGTCTTTATACGGTTTTATATCCCGCTATCTGCTATGTCGCGGCATGGTGTGTAAAACGTATTCATCCACATTTAGTATTTTCTACGATTTTGGCATTATTGCTAATGATTGTTTTCGAATTTGTTGTATATGAATTTTTCTATATGCTTCAATTTACAACGATGGCGCTTCAGCCGTTTCTAGTGAATCGATTAGTTCCGACAACAATTGGTAATCTATTATTTTTGATAATGCTTGCATGGGCGTTTAAATATTGTCTTAGCGCTCGTGTATTTCAACGGGCACAATAG
- the mreC gene encoding rod shape-determining protein MreC codes for MPHFSNKKLIVLLVSVIVLVALIGFSLRDRHNATLPEKIIKDTVGFAQSLVAKPANYITGIFSNIDSLLNTYEENQRLKMRLEDFAVLKAEVSTLKAENSSLRELASIEESLRDFDPIQATVIARNPDQWEEKIILNKGTADGVEKNMAVMTSRGLVGKIVIATPYTSEVELLYTNNENYRVSAVVHDEKNKEIHGLVEGYDVERNELLLKRIDSKVDLKEGGKVLSSGLGGIFPKGILIGEITEVTTDDFGLTKMAYVKPAADFSMIEHVIIAKRKTISVDGSDGGSTNEDLVNGPADENEGDE; via the coding sequence GTGCCACATTTTTCTAATAAAAAGTTAATTGTCCTATTAGTAAGCGTTATTGTTCTAGTGGCATTGATTGGTTTCTCTTTACGTGATCGTCATAACGCAACATTACCCGAGAAAATTATTAAAGATACAGTTGGCTTTGCACAATCGCTTGTCGCAAAGCCGGCTAATTACATAACAGGTATTTTTAGCAATATTGATTCGCTGTTAAATACGTATGAAGAGAACCAACGCTTAAAAATGCGTCTAGAAGACTTTGCCGTTCTGAAGGCGGAAGTAAGCACATTAAAGGCCGAAAATTCTTCATTGCGTGAACTCGCATCAATCGAGGAAAGTTTGCGTGATTTCGACCCAATTCAGGCGACGGTCATCGCGAGAAACCCTGATCAGTGGGAAGAAAAAATTATTTTAAATAAAGGGACAGCAGATGGGGTTGAAAAAAACATGGCTGTTATGACTTCTCGAGGGCTAGTTGGTAAAATTGTCATCGCAACACCTTATACTTCCGAAGTGGAATTGCTTTATACGAATAATGAAAACTATCGTGTATCAGCAGTAGTACATGACGAAAAGAATAAGGAAATTCATGGTTTAGTAGAAGGTTATGACGTTGAGCGTAACGAATTATTATTAAAGCGTATCGATTCCAAAGTTGACCTAAAAGAAGGCGGAAAAGTATTGTCTTCCGGACTTGGTGGGATCTTCCCGAAAGGTATTTTAATCGGTGAGATTACAGAAGTAACAACTGATGATTTCGGTTTAACGAAAATGGCCTATGTCAAACCAGCAGCAGATTTTTCTATGATCGAACATGTTATTATTGCTAAGCGCAAAACAATTTCGGTAGATGGTTCTGACGGTGGCAGTACAAATGAAGATTTAGTGAATGGACCAGCCGATGAAAATGAGGGGGATGAGTAA
- a CDS encoding rod shape-determining protein, with translation MFGLGNKDVGIDLGTANTLVFVKGKGIVLREPSVVAKNTKTGDIVAVGNDAKNMIGRTPGSIVAIRPMKDGVIADFEITTAMIQYYLKEAMKASGSNWKKPNVMICVPYGITSVEQRAVIDASRQAGAKEAFTIEEPFAAAIGANLPVWEPTGSMVVDIGGGTTEVAVISLGGIVTSESVRVGGDAMDQSIIAYIRKTYNLTIGERTAESIKVEIGTARAEGPAETMEIRGRDLLTGLPKTIEITSDEISKSLHEAIVVILDGVKKTLEQTPPELSADVMERGIVLTGGGALLRNLDKVISDETKMPVFIAEDPLDCVAIGTGKALDNIALIRAQQLK, from the coding sequence TTGTTTGGATTAGGGAATAAAGATGTCGGGATCGATCTTGGCACAGCTAATACATTAGTATTTGTAAAAGGTAAAGGAATTGTATTACGTGAACCTTCAGTAGTAGCGAAAAATACAAAAACAGGCGATATTGTAGCAGTCGGAAATGACGCAAAAAATATGATCGGTCGTACACCGGGTTCAATCGTGGCTATCCGCCCGATGAAAGATGGCGTTATTGCTGATTTTGAAATTACAACAGCAATGATTCAATATTATTTAAAAGAAGCAATGAAAGCATCGGGTTCTAACTGGAAGAAACCGAATGTCATGATTTGTGTGCCATATGGTATCACTTCAGTTGAGCAACGTGCGGTTATTGATGCAAGCCGTCAAGCGGGCGCAAAAGAAGCGTTTACAATTGAAGAACCGTTTGCGGCAGCAATCGGTGCTAACTTGCCGGTATGGGAGCCAACAGGTTCGATGGTAGTTGATATCGGTGGTGGTACAACAGAAGTTGCTGTAATTTCTCTTGGTGGTATTGTAACAAGTGAATCAGTACGTGTTGGTGGTGATGCAATGGATCAATCGATCATTGCTTACATCCGTAAAACATATAACTTAACAATTGGTGAGCGTACAGCTGAAAGCATCAAAGTAGAAATTGGTACGGCACGTGCTGAAGGACCTGCTGAAACAATGGAAATTCGCGGACGCGACCTGTTAACTGGCTTACCAAAAACAATTGAAATTACATCAGATGAAATTTCAAAATCTTTACATGAAGCTATTGTAGTTATTTTAGATGGCGTTAAGAAAACATTGGAACAAACACCACCTGAATTATCTGCAGACGTAATGGAGCGCGGCATTGTTTTAACAGGCGGTGGTGCTTTATTACGCAATTTAGATAAAGTAATCAGCGATGAAACTAAAATGCCTGTATTTATTGCTGAAGATCCGTTGGATTGTGTTGCAATCGGAACGGGTAAAGCATTAGACAACATCGCTTTAATTCGCGCGCAACAATTGAAGTAA
- the radC gene encoding RadC family protein, whose translation MTVQQPLLNMKIHDVHEADRPRERLIRQGARSLSNQELIAILLGTGTKRESVLTVANRVLINFEKLHNLKHATLEEMTEIKGIGEAKAVLLLAAIELGRRLASKDLEERFTIRSPEDAATFLMQDMTSLQQEHFVCLFLNVKNQVLHKQTIFVGSLNASIVHPREIFREAVKRSAASIICSHNHPSGIPTPSPEDIDVTTRLYEAGKIVGVDLLDHVIIGDHQFISMKEKGYF comes from the coding sequence ATGACGGTCCAACAACCGTTATTGAATATGAAAATCCATGACGTACATGAAGCAGACCGCCCGCGTGAACGCCTCATCCGCCAAGGCGCGAGAAGCCTGTCCAATCAGGAGCTCATTGCCATATTGCTCGGCACCGGCACAAAAAGAGAATCTGTATTGACAGTAGCCAATCGGGTATTGATCAACTTCGAAAAATTGCATAATTTAAAGCATGCAACACTCGAAGAAATGACCGAGATTAAAGGAATAGGGGAAGCAAAAGCAGTTTTGCTGCTTGCTGCGATCGAACTGGGAAGAAGACTCGCATCGAAAGATTTGGAAGAACGCTTTACAATCCGCTCTCCGGAAGATGCAGCGACCTTTTTAATGCAGGATATGACGTCATTACAGCAGGAACATTTTGTCTGTCTTTTCCTCAACGTAAAAAATCAGGTGCTCCATAAACAAACCATCTTTGTTGGGAGCTTGAATGCCAGCATCGTCCATCCACGGGAAATTTTCCGCGAAGCAGTAAAACGTTCCGCTGCTTCTATCATTTGCTCCCACAACCATCCAAGCGGCATCCCGACACCTAGTCCTGAAGATATCGATGTCACAACAAGGCTTTATGAAGCAGGCAAGATAGTCGGAGTCGATTTGCTCGACCACGTCATTATTGGTGATCATCAGTTTATAAGTATGAAGGAAAAGGGATATTTCTAG
- a CDS encoding Maf family protein produces the protein MNFTTNEQLILASASPRRKELLQMLNVPFEIVTSDVVETSVTGDTVHKYVTEVALLKARDVAKKWPNHCIIGADTIVVFNDQILHKPVSEEEAVEHLTKLAGNRHEVMTAVALILADGTEHTFVEATSVLFKDVSPQMIMAYVQTGDPFDKAGGYGIQTSGAMLVDRIEGDYNNVVGLPIATLVQKMLTLQLLKLPF, from the coding sequence ATGAATTTTACTACAAATGAACAACTCATATTAGCTTCTGCTTCACCAAGGAGAAAGGAATTGCTCCAAATGCTGAATGTCCCGTTTGAAATTGTGACAAGCGATGTTGTCGAAACAAGTGTCACTGGCGATACGGTTCATAAATATGTGACAGAAGTGGCATTATTGAAAGCGCGTGATGTGGCAAAGAAATGGCCGAATCATTGTATTATCGGAGCGGATACTATTGTTGTGTTTAATGACCAAATACTGCATAAGCCTGTTTCGGAGGAAGAAGCCGTAGAACATTTAACGAAGCTTGCAGGAAATCGACATGAAGTGATGACAGCTGTAGCTCTTATTTTGGCAGACGGAACAGAGCATACATTTGTTGAAGCAACCTCAGTGCTATTTAAAGATGTTTCTCCGCAAATGATCATGGCATATGTTCAGACAGGAGATCCTTTCGACAAAGCCGGCGGATACGGAATACAGACGAGTGGCGCCATGCTCGTTGACCGTATTGAAGGAGACTATAATAATGTTGTCGGTTTACCGATTGCTACATTAGTTCAAAAAATGCTTACATTACAACTACTAAAACTACCATTTTAG
- a CDS encoding translation initiation factor 2, which produces MKALKNNAIFQAMFIGSITGLAGVILFVFILQLPTTTEEAAETIPTVQTPEEQQVQEQYFALQHGVFSNFDSAAQFLGTYPTLNKAAVVKVDDQYFVWSRLDTEKVETALTIVPTGFYKKITIASSCPNPAELQLPVTLKDSKLFSAEGTEAIDKQQVPEDWTKLMTEVSKLSTNPNVVRLHMFINYFESLDCLKVTF; this is translated from the coding sequence ATGAAAGCTTTAAAGAATAATGCCATATTTCAAGCAATGTTCATTGGAAGTATTACAGGGCTTGCTGGCGTCATACTATTTGTTTTTATTCTACAACTACCTACGACAACCGAAGAAGCTGCAGAAACAATCCCGACTGTTCAAACACCTGAGGAGCAGCAAGTACAGGAACAGTATTTTGCATTGCAGCATGGTGTTTTTTCAAATTTTGATAGTGCAGCACAATTTTTGGGAACTTATCCTACGTTAAATAAAGCGGCCGTTGTTAAAGTGGACGATCAGTATTTTGTCTGGTCCCGACTGGATACAGAAAAAGTGGAAACCGCATTAACGATTGTACCGACCGGTTTTTATAAAAAAATTACGATTGCGAGCAGCTGTCCTAATCCTGCAGAACTACAGCTGCCGGTCACATTGAAAGATTCGAAACTGTTCTCGGCTGAGGGAACTGAAGCAATAGACAAACAACAGGTACCAGAAGACTGGACAAAGCTTATGACAGAAGTTTCAAAGCTTTCCACGAATCCGAATGTTGTTCGACTGCATATGTTTATAAATTATTTTGAGAGTCTTGATTGCTTAAAAGTAACATTTTAA
- a CDS encoding bifunctional folylpolyglutamate synthase/dihydrofolate synthase, whose translation MIPLLDVYKERWQVESERAIKPGLDAIESALRLLGQPEKQLNVVHLAGTNGKGSTLAFIEGMAREYGLSVGKFMSPCIVDVHDQIQINGRSITNEQMDRMFQQLAKAGLSGKLTDFELLTAVALLYFAEQKPDLVLIEAGMGGREDSTNVVTPIVSVVPSIALEHTNFLGNTLMSIAYHKAGILKENRPAVIGEMTEEVTEVFEKEAVQKNVPLFKFGTDFFVSKNEGTEAYEYPLLQLNISDLKRQLLGKHQGHNMALAITAFLEVLKNFELPLDVQKILKGVNNAILAGRFEQIRPNLYFDGAHNPASIQSLVDTVKEHFPNKRIEFVIGLLADKDVKTILRLLEEVGGAFYFANIHNERAMQAITLYELSQSKEKQIIEDVNAFIQRPVIGGTVRIVTGSLYLLSEIRRNMQ comes from the coding sequence ATGATTCCGTTACTGGATGTATACAAAGAGCGCTGGCAAGTGGAAAGTGAACGAGCGATTAAGCCGGGTTTGGACGCAATTGAATCCGCACTTCGCCTGCTTGGACAGCCTGAAAAACAGCTGAATGTAGTCCATTTAGCTGGAACGAACGGAAAAGGCTCAACATTGGCATTTATTGAAGGAATGGCACGTGAATACGGGTTATCAGTCGGGAAGTTTATGTCACCATGTATTGTAGATGTTCATGATCAAATACAAATTAATGGCAGATCAATCACTAATGAGCAGATGGACCGGATGTTTCAGCAGTTGGCGAAAGCAGGACTTAGCGGGAAATTGACGGACTTTGAACTATTGACGGCGGTGGCGCTTTTATATTTTGCCGAACAAAAACCGGACTTAGTGTTAATTGAAGCAGGGATGGGCGGCAGAGAAGACAGTACAAATGTAGTGACACCGATCGTCTCGGTTGTACCGAGTATCGCTTTGGAACATACGAATTTTTTAGGCAATACATTAATGAGTATCGCGTATCATAAAGCCGGCATATTGAAAGAAAACCGTCCGGCGGTAATTGGGGAAATGACAGAAGAGGTTACCGAAGTTTTCGAAAAGGAAGCTGTTCAGAAAAATGTGCCATTATTCAAGTTTGGCACCGACTTCTTCGTTTCGAAAAATGAAGGAACCGAAGCGTATGAGTATCCATTACTGCAACTCAACATTTCCGATTTAAAGCGTCAGCTACTAGGAAAACATCAAGGACACAATATGGCATTGGCCATTACTGCATTTCTGGAAGTTTTAAAGAATTTCGAATTGCCGCTAGATGTTCAAAAGATCCTTAAGGGTGTGAATAATGCAATACTTGCCGGGCGCTTTGAACAAATCCGGCCGAATCTTTATTTTGACGGAGCGCATAATCCTGCAAGTATTCAGTCATTGGTGGATACAGTAAAAGAACATTTTCCGAACAAGCGAATCGAATTTGTCATCGGTTTACTGGCGGACAAAGATGTCAAAACAATTTTGCGGTTATTGGAAGAAGTCGGTGGCGCTTTTTATTTCGCCAATATCCATAATGAACGTGCCATGCAGGCAATAACTCTTTATGAACTTAGTCAGTCGAAGGAAAAACAAATAATAGAAGATGTAAACGCATTTATACAACGCCCGGTAATAGGTGGTACTGTTCGAATTGTTACTGGTTCACTCTATTTACTGAGTGAAATTCGACGAAATATGCAATGA
- a CDS encoding bifunctional folylpolyglutamate synthase/dihydrofolate synthase, with amino-acid sequence MFQTMEQCTDFIFKLKASQYKGEPLQSAKIILDALGNPEQKTKFIHFAGSNGKGSTLNAAREIFTRHGLTVGAFISPHLERANERVTINKQQISDEDFLRIANEIADVIENKLGGKFPSFFEFMTLLALKYFSEQSLDIALLETGIGGRLDSTNVVTPEVCVITTISLEHTDMLGETYAEIAAEKAGIIKQGKPVVVGVKNAEALAVIQQTAAQLHAPIYTLGEHFYVENQKGSYFDYRGSIMIDKIELAMAGEHQMANAALAITAAHLYLESFNAQKVKLALQHAKWEGRFERVRHNIILDGAHNSEGTTALIHTLKETAPQHKVKFVYAALQDKDHGVSIKLMDDVASEMHFTQISLPRAATAKQLYEQSTHSKKFMHSNWQELIEKEMNHLAEDELLVITGSLYFIAEVRSLFAERGWIS; translated from the coding sequence ATGTTTCAAACAATGGAGCAATGCACAGATTTTATTTTTAAATTAAAAGCAAGCCAATATAAAGGTGAACCATTGCAGTCAGCGAAGATCATCCTGGATGCGCTTGGCAACCCGGAACAGAAAACGAAATTTATCCATTTTGCCGGTTCCAATGGAAAAGGGTCAACCTTAAATGCGGCACGTGAGATTTTTACCCGGCACGGCTTAACGGTCGGCGCCTTCATATCTCCGCATCTTGAACGTGCAAATGAACGGGTGACAATCAATAAGCAGCAAATTTCCGATGAGGACTTTTTGCGAATTGCAAATGAAATTGCGGATGTTATTGAAAATAAATTGGGCGGGAAATTCCCAAGCTTTTTTGAGTTCATGACATTGCTTGCCCTAAAATACTTCTCGGAGCAGTCATTGGATATCGCATTGCTTGAAACCGGTATTGGAGGGCGATTGGACTCGACAAACGTTGTGACACCGGAAGTATGTGTTATTACAACAATTTCGCTTGAGCATACAGATATGCTCGGTGAGACATATGCAGAAATCGCTGCAGAAAAAGCAGGAATTATTAAGCAAGGTAAGCCGGTCGTTGTTGGAGTGAAAAATGCGGAAGCGCTCGCGGTAATTCAGCAAACGGCAGCACAGCTACATGCTCCGATCTATACGTTGGGCGAACACTTTTATGTGGAGAATCAAAAAGGTTCTTATTTTGACTACCGAGGGAGTATTATGATCGATAAAATTGAACTAGCGATGGCAGGGGAGCATCAAATGGCCAATGCCGCGCTTGCCATTACGGCAGCACATTTATATCTTGAATCCTTTAATGCGCAAAAAGTAAAATTGGCCTTGCAGCATGCGAAGTGGGAAGGGCGTTTTGAAAGAGTGCGCCACAATATTATTTTGGACGGTGCTCATAATTCGGAAGGGACGACAGCCCTCATTCATACATTAAAGGAAACTGCACCACAGCATAAAGTGAAGTTTGTGTATGCTGCATTACAGGATAAGGACCATGGTGTAAGTATAAAATTAATGGATGATGTCGCATCTGAAATGCACTTCACACAAATTAGCTTGCCGCGCGCAGCAACAGCGAAGCAACTATATGAACAAAGCACACATTCAAAAAAGTTTATGCATTCAAACTGGCAGGAGCTAATTGAAAAAGAAATGAATCATTTGGCTGAAGATGAGCTGCTCGTTATTACCGGCTCTTTATACTTTATTGCTGAAGTGCGCAGTCTGTTTGCAGAAAGAGGGTGGATTTCATGA